One segment of Monomorium pharaonis isolate MP-MQ-018 chromosome 6, ASM1337386v2, whole genome shotgun sequence DNA contains the following:
- the LOC118646127 gene encoding ice-structuring protein 4-like: MFPSNETPCDISEFTNKQAIHINLPTNIIIIIVIVVVIVVVVVVAAAASAAAAAAAAAAAAAAAAAAAAAAAAAAAAAAAAAAAAAAAAAAAAAAAAAAAAAAAAAAAAAAAAAAAAAAAAAAAAAAAAAA, from the coding sequence atgtttcctAGCAACGAGACACCATGCGATATATCGGAATTCACTAACAAACAAGCGATACATATAAATCTTCCGaccaatattattattattattgttattgttgttgttattgttgttgttgttgttgttgctgctgctgcttctgctgctgctgctgctgctgctgctgctgctgctgctgctgctgctgctgctgctgctgctgctgctgctgctgctgctgctgctgctgctgctgctgctgctgctgctgctgctgctgctgctgctgctgctgctgctgctgctgctgctgctgctgctgctgctgctgctgctgctgctgctgctgctgctgctgctgctgctgctgctgctgctgctgctgctgctgctgctgctgctgctgct